A window of Juglans regia cultivar Chandler chromosome 7, Walnut 2.0, whole genome shotgun sequence contains these coding sequences:
- the LOC108996651 gene encoding uncharacterized protein LOC108996651 isoform X1, translating to MDVDPFLEFIDYARSVLSPADDDSDPNGNCSGPGWSWIASRILKTCVAYSSGVTAAILLSDLSQAWNEQCRAGAPKKRPECINQLKKNHRRTKLPNTVSIDTIYDRNFLSLSSVLEAVIVDAFSLPGTNIYMLTLGDFRSSNTIDLYLHRRYYDLVDPQNGILKKGREILLTGCYLRTAAEGSGCPRLLPTEYLVILLDEEEDDDAMLLGAQFCSDTFSSISPDAVKKGDSFSLLARIESIGSLEFQGRFGSLQRKQITLVDNDGVKLKFVLWGEQVLLANLFSVSSMLALDRPFISNSIESTVETSDDFCLEYGSATQLYLVPSIQHEEQVCVALTQNQYQGPRLLNTLDPSQDPKVSQVSLPCDSRGSIDFSSYPFRSFVIDLHDKMTGISLYGVVTDIIKEKHAAEALFSLRIEDTTGAIWVTLHFAKFWSLGRLSFGHTVYISGLTCSMTKQNRLEALWFENDIRSSFFILSCLPALINSSCLHKVSNLCDLSSQTNSTQICRVWLDQIAHCHVKKSHSLCGHFVTKTPSGILECNLCRYSCDTEVMRTFHLKITLADESAKVFAWCTGQTAAELLQISADEFHELPEEEQVMYPSSLENERFVVALVNCKRQGYAIGDGCRILENDGVSWEITRAFKCE from the exons ATGGACGTTGATCCGTTTCTCGAGTTCATCGATTATGCGAGGTCTGTGCTCTCTCCCGCAGACGATGATTCGGATCCTAATGGAAACTGCAGTGGCCCCGGGTGGAGCTGGATCGCTTCTCGGATTCTCAAGACTTGCGTTGCCTACTCGAGCGGTGTCACCGCTGCGATTCtgctctctgatctctctcag GCTTGGAACGAGCAATGTAGGGCTGGAGCCCCAAAGAAAAGGCCGGAATGTATAAATCAATTGAAAAAGAACCATAGGAGAACAAAGCTTCCAAACACGGTTTCGATTGACACTATATATGACAGAAACTTCCTTTCCTTGAGTAGCGTCTTGGAGGCTGTTATTGTCGATGCCTTTTCTCTCCCAG GTACAAACATCTACATGCTTACTTTGGGGGATTTTCGAAGCTCCAACACCATAGACCTTTATCTCCACCGCAG ATATTATGATTTGGTGGATCCTCAGAATGGAATTCTGAAGAAAGGGAGGGAGATTTTACTCACTGGATGTTATCTTCGTACAGCTGCCGAAGGATCTGGGTGTCCAAGACTTTTGCCTACAGAGTATTTGGTGATATTGTTAGATGAG GAGGAAGATGACGATGCAATGCTGCTAGGAGCTCAGTTTTGTTCAGATActttctcttccatttctccTGATGCGGTAAAAAAAGGGGATTCCTTTTCATTGCTTGCTAG GATTGAGTCTATTGGGTCATTGGAATTTCAGGGAAGGTTTGGCAGCCTACAGAGGAAACAAATTACACTTGTTGATAATGATGGTGTCAAGTTAAAGTTTGTCTTGTGGGGTGAACAGGTTCTCCTTGCTAACCTTTTCAG TGTCTCAAGTATGCTCGCGCTGgatagaccttttatttcaaattCCATAGAGAGTACAGTTGAAACAAGTGATGATTTTTGCCTTGAATACGGTAGTGCGACACAATTATATTTGGTTCCTTCCATTCAACATGAGGAGCAA GTATGTGTAGCAttgacacaaaatcaatatcAAGGACCAAGGCTACTGAATACATTGGATCCTAGTCAGGATCCTAAAGTTTCACAAGTTTCCCTACCCTGTGATTCACGGGGTTCGATTGACTTCAGTAGTTATCCTTTTCGA TCATTTGTAATAGACCTTCATGACAAGATGACAGGCATCAGCCTCTATGGTGTTGTTACAGATATTATCAAAGAGAAACATGCAGCAGAAGCTCTCTTCTCTCTGAGAATTGAAGATACTACTGGAGCCATTTGGGTGACGCTACATTTTGCCAAATTTTG GTCATTGGGCCGATTAAGCTTTGGTCATACAGTTTATATTTCTGGTTTAACATGCTCTATGACAAAGCAAAACCG CCTGGAAGCATTATGGTTTGAGAATGATATCAGATCTTCTTTCTTCATCCTTAGTTGCTTGCCTGCATTGATAAACTCTTCTTGCCTTCATAAAGTCTCAAACCTTTGTGATCTATCTAGCCAGACTAACAGCACACAA ATATGTCGAGTGTGGCTTGACCAAATCGCTCATTGTCATGTTAAAAAGTCACATTCTCTTTGTGGTCATTTTGTTACCAAGACCCCTAGTGGGATTTTGGAATGCAACTTATGTCGTTACAGTTGTGATACCGAAGTTATGCGCACTTTCCATCTGAAAATCACTCTTGCAGATGAGAGTGCAAAAGTTTTTGCATGGTGTACTGGTCAAACGGCTGCAGAGTTGCTTCAAATTTCAGCTGATGAATTCCATGAACTGCCTGAG GAAGAACAAGTGATGTATCCTTCTTCGCTAGAGAATGAGAGGTTTGTAGTTGCACTAGTAAATTGCAAGAGGCAGGGTTATGCAATTGGTGATGGTTGTCGTATCCTTGAAAATGATGGTGTGTCATGGGAGATAACTCGTGCATTTAAGTGTGAATAA
- the LOC108996651 gene encoding uncharacterized protein LOC108996651 isoform X2 — protein MDVDPFLEFIDYARSVLSPADDDSDPNGNCSGPGWSWIASRILKTCVAYSSGVTAAILLSDLSQAWNEQCRAGAPKKRPECINQLKKNHRRTKLPNTVSIDTIYDRNFLSLSSVLEAVIVDAFSLPGTNIYMLTLGDFRSSNTIDLYLHRRYYDLVDPQNGILKKGREILLTGCYLRTAAEGSGCPRLLPTEYLVILLDEEEDDDAMLLGAQFCSDTFSSISPDAVKKGDSFSLLARIESIGSLEFQGRFGSLQRKQITLVDNDGVKLKFVLWGEQVLLANLFSVSSMLALDRPFISNSIESTVETSDDFCLEYGSATQLYLVPSIQHEEQVCVALTQNQYQGPRLLNTLDPSQDPKVSQVSLPCDSRGSIDFSSYPFRSFVIDLHDKMTGISLYGVVTDIIKEKHAAEALFSLRIEDTTGAIWVTLHFAKFWSLGRLSFGHTVYISGLTCSMTKQNRLEALWFENDIRSSFFILSCLPALINSSCLHKVSNLCDLSSQTNSTQMRVQKFLHGVLVKRLQSCFKFQLMNSMNCLRKNK, from the exons ATGGACGTTGATCCGTTTCTCGAGTTCATCGATTATGCGAGGTCTGTGCTCTCTCCCGCAGACGATGATTCGGATCCTAATGGAAACTGCAGTGGCCCCGGGTGGAGCTGGATCGCTTCTCGGATTCTCAAGACTTGCGTTGCCTACTCGAGCGGTGTCACCGCTGCGATTCtgctctctgatctctctcag GCTTGGAACGAGCAATGTAGGGCTGGAGCCCCAAAGAAAAGGCCGGAATGTATAAATCAATTGAAAAAGAACCATAGGAGAACAAAGCTTCCAAACACGGTTTCGATTGACACTATATATGACAGAAACTTCCTTTCCTTGAGTAGCGTCTTGGAGGCTGTTATTGTCGATGCCTTTTCTCTCCCAG GTACAAACATCTACATGCTTACTTTGGGGGATTTTCGAAGCTCCAACACCATAGACCTTTATCTCCACCGCAG ATATTATGATTTGGTGGATCCTCAGAATGGAATTCTGAAGAAAGGGAGGGAGATTTTACTCACTGGATGTTATCTTCGTACAGCTGCCGAAGGATCTGGGTGTCCAAGACTTTTGCCTACAGAGTATTTGGTGATATTGTTAGATGAG GAGGAAGATGACGATGCAATGCTGCTAGGAGCTCAGTTTTGTTCAGATActttctcttccatttctccTGATGCGGTAAAAAAAGGGGATTCCTTTTCATTGCTTGCTAG GATTGAGTCTATTGGGTCATTGGAATTTCAGGGAAGGTTTGGCAGCCTACAGAGGAAACAAATTACACTTGTTGATAATGATGGTGTCAAGTTAAAGTTTGTCTTGTGGGGTGAACAGGTTCTCCTTGCTAACCTTTTCAG TGTCTCAAGTATGCTCGCGCTGgatagaccttttatttcaaattCCATAGAGAGTACAGTTGAAACAAGTGATGATTTTTGCCTTGAATACGGTAGTGCGACACAATTATATTTGGTTCCTTCCATTCAACATGAGGAGCAA GTATGTGTAGCAttgacacaaaatcaatatcAAGGACCAAGGCTACTGAATACATTGGATCCTAGTCAGGATCCTAAAGTTTCACAAGTTTCCCTACCCTGTGATTCACGGGGTTCGATTGACTTCAGTAGTTATCCTTTTCGA TCATTTGTAATAGACCTTCATGACAAGATGACAGGCATCAGCCTCTATGGTGTTGTTACAGATATTATCAAAGAGAAACATGCAGCAGAAGCTCTCTTCTCTCTGAGAATTGAAGATACTACTGGAGCCATTTGGGTGACGCTACATTTTGCCAAATTTTG GTCATTGGGCCGATTAAGCTTTGGTCATACAGTTTATATTTCTGGTTTAACATGCTCTATGACAAAGCAAAACCG CCTGGAAGCATTATGGTTTGAGAATGATATCAGATCTTCTTTCTTCATCCTTAGTTGCTTGCCTGCATTGATAAACTCTTCTTGCCTTCATAAAGTCTCAAACCTTTGTGATCTATCTAGCCAGACTAACAGCACACAA ATGAGAGTGCAAAAGTTTTTGCATGGTGTACTGGTCAAACGGCTGCAGAGTTGCTTCAAATTTCAGCTGATGAATTCCATGAACTGCCTGAG GAAGAACAAGTGA